Proteins from a genomic interval of Cyclopterus lumpus isolate fCycLum1 chromosome 18, fCycLum1.pri, whole genome shotgun sequence:
- the si:dkey-85k7.10 gene encoding uncharacterized protein si:dkey-85k7.10: MHMNFEDTQAVLEDYADVVQYEQGQLNPDEHQADPLDKASTYSLTNVVPQSREFNLGPWAEHQDLVRKRLNKVFVVTRVTTSRHTIRRNNLDRVAVSEYMWSAYCCVEFDQNAPCIVRYKFPVFAAYGLNDRVNNYMVEVPLKNLEKFLKGRMDVDKNFQIFYSDCVPEN; encoded by the coding sequence ATGCACATGAACTTTGAGGACACCCAGGCGGTCCTGGAGGACTATGCCGATGTGGTTCAGTACGAGCAGGGCCAGCTGAATCCTGACGAGCATCAGGCGGACCCTCTGGACAAAGCCTCCACCTACAGCTTGACGAACGTGGTGCCCCAGAGCAGGGAGTTCAACTTGGGACCCTGGGCGGAGCACCAGGACCTCGTCCGCAAGCGCCTCAACAAAGTCTTCGTGGTCACCAGGGTCACCACCTCCAGGCACACGATCCGCCGCAACAACCTGGACAGGGTGGCCGTGTCGGAGTACATGTGGTCGGCCTACTGCTGCGTCGAGTTTGACCAGAACGCACCGTGCATTGTGCGCTACAAGTTCCCCGTGTTTGCAGCGTACGGGTTGAACGACCGCGTCAACAACTACATGGTGGAGGTTCCTCTCAAGAACCTGGAGAAATTTCTCAAGGGGAGGATGGATGTGGATAAGAACTTCCAGATCTTCTACAGTGATTGTGTGCCAGAAAACTGA
- the ufsp1 gene encoding inactive Ufm1-specific protease 1, with product MRSLCPRHRQLGTMDNNVVVAEAEEINWGESRAEDGKIMNKTETLSSNVHVGLPDPLTDAVKCSLIKGDYLYFHYGCDGQDDRGWGCGYRTVQTMASWLCRNCLPLKDKREAPPSLPEIQHALVTVGDKPGSFSRSREWIGTFEASLILDLYYDVPCKLVHVRGGGAELERVAVEELHRHFEEHGSPVMMGGDRDNSSKGILGVCTGDTGSHLLVVDPHYYGGPLEKTELQERGWVAWKRVSSLDQSSFYNLCLPQSANK from the coding sequence ATGAGAAGTCTGTGCCCTCGTCACAGACAATTGGGTACAATGGATAACAATGTTGTGGTGGCGGAAGCTGAGGAGATCAACTGGGGAGAAAGTAGAGCTGAAGACGGGAAGATTATGAACAAGACCGAAACCTTATCAAGTAATGTCCACGTCGGTCTCCCCGACCCACTCACAGATGCTGTAAAATGTTCTCTCATAAAAGGAGACTATCTCTACTTCCATTACGGCTGTGATGGACAAGACGACAGGGGCTGGGGATGTGGCTACCGCACCGTTCAGACAATGGCTTCCTGGCTTTGCCGTAACTGCCTCCCGTTGAAGGACAAACGCGAAGCTCCGCCGAGCCTGCCGGAAATCCAGCACGCCTTGGTCACCGTGGGGGACAAGCCGGGCTCGTTCTCGCGCTCCAGGGAGTGGATAGGAACATTTGAAGCCTCCCTGATCCTTGACCTTTACTATGACGTCCCCTGTAAACTGGTGCACGTGAGAGGCGGCGGGGCAGAGCTGGAGCGCGTCGCAGTGGAAGAGCTCCATCGGCACTTTGAGGAGCACGGCTCTCCAGTCATGATGGGAGGGGACAGGGACAACTCCTCCAAGGGGATATTGGGGgtgtgcactggggacactggtagCCACTTGCTCGTCGTGGACCCGCACTACTATGGAGGTCCGCTGGAGAAGACCGAGCTGCAGGAGCGCGGGTGGGTGGCGTGGAAAAGGGTGTCGTCTCTAGATCAGTCTTCATTCTACAATCTGTGTCTGCCTCAGAGCGCCAACAAATGA
- the LOC117748158 gene encoding zona pellucida sperm-binding protein 3-like, whose amino-acid sequence MATRVKYTRLVHLFVLLLSVFGVSFAENSDVELGTGESVGPEVQCGEVEVTITVKRQFFEEKRVPFKPENLRLGANSMQQRSCEAKGPVSDSHMVLSAGLRECGTESSVRGEWLVYSNQLVLLRAVVPTSTGGVIVRGATTVVIPVECHYKRKQTVNGEPLTPTWLPMTSTVSAFGLLHFSLRTVAGDCTALRSSSVYQQGEAVFLEASVEAPLHPPLALFVDHCVATLKPDPLSLPSYKFISNHGCLMDSVLPGSSSKFFPRKQENRLCFSVQAFHFNSESLEQMFISCHIRATLKPNSPSQLNKACSFHRPTFSWRATEGDNALCGCCDSDDCFGKTGEENSGHPGNATRRDTEKKHEADSTVGPLHTLPRSHWTGRLSVSHYGAFFQLYN is encoded by the exons ATGGCAACCCGGGTAAAATACACACGGTTAGTCCACTTATTCGTGCTTCTGCTGTCCGTGTTCGGCGTTTCCTTTGCAGAAAATAGCGATGTGGAACTGGGAACTGGGGAAAGCGTCGGACCTGAGGTACAATGCGGAGAAGTGGAAGTGACAATAACCGTAAAGCGACAGTTTTTTGAGGAGAAACGTGTTCCGTTCAAACCTGAGAATCTTCGACTAGGAGCGAACTCCATGCAGCAGAGGTCCTGCGAAGCAAAGGGCCCGGTGTCGGACTCCCACATGGTCCTCTCTGCGGGGCTACGGGAATGTGGGACCGAGTCCAGC GTTCGCGGTGAGTGGCTTGTGTATTCCAACCAGCTGGTACTGCTTCGTGCTGTGGTTCCCACCTCTACAGGCGGTGTGATAGTTAGAGGGGCGACCACTGTCGTCATACCTGTTGAGTGCCATTACAAGAG GAAGCAGACGGTGAATGGGGAACCGCTGACCCCAACCTGGCTGCCCATGACCTCCACTGTCAGCGCCTTTGGCCTCCTGCACTTCTCCCTTCGCACCGTGGCAG GTGACTGCACCGCTCTACGTAGTTCCTCTGTGTATCAGCAGGGGGAAGCAGTGTTTTTGGAGGCCAGCGTGGAGGCCCCGCTGCACCCGCCTCTTGCTCTGTTTGTCGACCACTGTGTCGCCACGCTGAAGCCGGACCCTCTCTCCCTGCCAAGCTACAAGTTTATCAGCAACCACGG ATGTCTGATGGACAGTGTATTGCCGGGGTCTTCATCTAAATTCTTCCCAAGGAAGCAGGAGAACCGACTGTGCTTCAGCGTCCAAGCCTTCCACTTCAACTCTGAGTCTTTGGAGCAG ATGTTCATCAGCTGCCACATCAGGGCCACTCTGAAACCAAACTCTCCCAGTCAGCTTAATAAAGCCTGCTCCTTCCACAGACCCACATTCAG CTGGAGAGCCACAGAGGGAGACAATGCTCTGTGTGGATGCTGCGACTCTGATGACTGCTTTGGAAAGACCGGAGAGGAGAACAGTGGCCACCCTGGAAACGCAACTCGACGAGATACAG AAAAGAAGCATGAGGCGGACTCAACAGTTGGGCCACTTCACACTCTGCCACGCTCCCATTGGACAGGtcgtctgtcagtcagtcactatGGAGCCTTTTTTCAACTCTACAATTAG